The Dissulfuribacter thermophilus genome includes a window with the following:
- a CDS encoding type II toxin-antitoxin system VapC family toxin, with protein sequence MDNSILVDTNVLIYAVDADSQFNNQAVKFLSDSALKLFTTSKNISEFLVVLTRNAEIELSSSECLDILSSLLSDIEILYPTPISMDVFQKLVRKYNPRGLWIHDVEIASIGMAHGISVIATNNIADFKRIAELEVIEI encoded by the coding sequence ATGGATAATTCAATACTAGTTGATACAAATGTGCTGATTTATGCTGTGGATGCCGACTCTCAATTTAATAATCAGGCAGTCAAGTTCTTGTCTGATTCAGCATTGAAGCTTTTTACGACTTCCAAAAATATTTCCGAGTTTTTGGTTGTATTAACCAGGAACGCGGAAATAGAGCTATCTTCCAGTGAATGTTTAGATATCCTTAGCAGCTTACTAAGTGATATTGAAATCCTGTATCCTACTCCTATATCAATGGATGTCTTTCAGAAATTAGTTCGCAAATATAATCCTCGTGGTTTATGGATTCATGATGTGGAAATAGCCAGTATTGGTATGGCACATGGTATATCAGTGATCGCTACTAACAATATCGCTGATTTTAAACGTATTGCAGAATTGGAAGTTATAGAAATATAG
- a CDS encoding DUF2513 domain-containing protein — MKRNIDLIRELLHRVEAGEIKGTDNFNIPGYQDDEIKYHLVLLAEAGLIKATFLESDQAGVEAVIVHRLTWDGHEFLDAARNAFSGQPQASSLRKPIRIFPT; from the coding sequence ATGAAACGCAATATTGACCTTATTCGGGAACTGTTGCACCGCGTCGAGGCCGGTGAAATAAAGGGGACAGATAATTTTAACATACCCGGGTACCAGGACGATGAAATCAAGTACCACCTTGTTTTATTGGCTGAAGCAGGACTTATAAAGGCAACTTTTTTGGAAAGTGATCAGGCAGGTGTAGAAGCTGTTATTGTTCATCGCCTCACATGGGACGGGCATGAATTCCTTGATGCTGCTCGAAACGCCTTCTCTGGGCAGCCTCAGGCGTCCAGCCTTCGGAAGCCCATCCGCATCTTTC